The following DNA comes from Gordonia zhaorongruii.
ACTTAGTGCCCAACGCCAAATCAAACCCGCTCCGACCTGGTTCGATCCGGCCACGTGAATTACATGCGTGAAATTTGTTCACAGCTTTCTCCACAGATGTGGATAACTGTGTGGACAAGTCGCACTACCGGGCACTTTCATGGCACGCTCTACCTTTGGAAGCTGTGGAATTCGCACCGAGGGGGCACGGATAGATGACTGATCGCGAGTCATTCAACGACGTCTGGAAACGGGTTGTCGCCGAGCTCACGGGAGAATCCGCGACACCTGGTGGACAACCCCTCAGTCGCCAGCAAAAGGCCTGGTTATCGCTGGTACAGCCGTTGACGATGACCGAGGGGTTCGCGCTTCTCGCGGTCCCCACTCCGCTGGTGCAAGAGCAGATCGAGCGCAATCTCCGAGATCTGATCCGCACCACGCTCAGCTCGCATCTCGATCAGAACGTCGACATCGCCGTCCGCGTCGCCGAGCCACAGGAGATCTCTCCCCAGGCAGACGGCTCCGGGCGGGCACCGGCTCCCGCCACTCCGCTCGGTTCGTCCGTCGAGCAGCCGCACAGAGATGCACATCACAGCGAAGCGAGTGCCATCGAGTCCGCACCGTCGAGTCAGTTCGCCGCCCTGAACTACTCGTCGAATTACGCACCTGCACCGCAAGGACCGCAGCCCGGCCCACGTGAGTGGAACTCGTACTTCGCCGATCGTGACGTCGCGACGCCGGCCGAGAGCAGCAGCACCTCGCTGCATCCGCGCTACACGTTCGACACGTTCGTCATCGGCGCCTCGAACCGATTCGCTCATGCGTCGGCGGTGGCCGTCGCCGAGAATCCGGCGCGCGCCTACAACCCGCTCTTCATCTGGGGCGAGTCCGGACTGGGCAAGACTCACCTGCTGCATGCGGCCGGTCATTACGCACAGCGACTGTTCCCCGGGATGCGCGTGAAATACGTGTCGACCGAGGAGTTCACCAACGACTTCATCAACTCATTGCGTGACGACCGTCGAGTGGCGTTCAAGCGACGCTATCGCGATATCGACATGCTCCTCATCGACGACATTCAGTTCCTCGAGGGAAAGGAAGGCATCCAGGAGGAGTTCTTCCACACCTTCAACACGCTGCACAACGCGAACAAGCAGATCGTGGTGTCGTCCGATCGGCCTCCGAAGCAGCTCGCCACGCTGGAGGATCGCCTTCGCACACGATTCGAGTGGGGACTGATCACAGACGTCCAGCCGCCCGATCTGGAGACGCGCATAGCGATTCTCCGGAAGAAGGCGCAGATGGACAATCTAGCGGCACCGGACGACGTCCTCGAGTTGATCGCCACGAAGATCGAGCGGAACATCCGCGAGCTCGAGGGTGCGCTGATCCGCGTGACCGCCTTCGCGTCGCTGCAGAACGCCGAACTCGATGCCGCTCTGGCCGAGGTCGTCCTCAAGGCCCTCATCCCCGACGACCGGGCGATCGAGATCAGTGCGGCGAGCATCCTGGCGATCACCGCCGAGTACTTCGACATCTCGATCGAGGATCTCCGCGGCCCGAGCAAGATGCGGTCGGTGACTCAAGCTCGCCAGATCTCCATGTATCTGTGCCGGGAGCTCACCGATCTCTCACTGCCGAAGATCGGTGAGGCGTTCGATCGTGACCACACGACGGTCATGTACGCCGTGAAGAAGATCAACAAGGAGATGCCCGAGCGCCGCAAGGTCTGGGATCACGTCCAGGAGCTGACGGCACGCATCAAGCAGCGTGCGAACCGCTGATCTCACGGACGACCTTCGAGCACAGGAGTTGCGGAAACCGACGACTCTCAAGTCGTGGGGCAGACTTTGTGACGCGCCCGACTCTGGGATGAATCGTGTCCTCACCGGCGTGTCGAGATGACAAAACCCCAGGTGCTCGTTCTCGGCAGGCTGTGGACAACCTGGTGACGACTCGCGTGAAACCTGTGCACAGGGGTTGTGCACAATGTGGATGAACTTGCTTGTCCACACCCTGCCGAAATGGTCCACCGGATCCCTCCACCGGTAGTGCACAGCCGACGCGGCCTACTGACCTGCGAGAACAAGCGTCATCCACATGGTTAACAGGCCCTACTTCTCTTAAGAATCTCTCTTTAGAGAACTTCTTTTAAAAGCAGGTGTGTGGATTAACAGGTCGGCCTCCGCCACGGGGTTGCGGCCGACCGCACCTGAATCACATGTCTGTTGTGGCGGGACCGCCTGATCGCTCTAGAGTGGGACCCAGCGACCTACCCGTCGCCGGGGCTGCCGCATGTCGCGTCAGGCCCGATCCAGCAGAAGGGCAATCACCGCAGATGAAGTTTCGTGTCGTGCGTGACGAGTTCGCCGATGCAGTCGCATGGGTTGCCAGGAGTCTCCCGTCTCGCCCGCCCGTACCGGTTCTGGGGTGTGTGGTTCTGACGGCGGGTGACACCGGCCTCGAGGTCTCCGGATTCGACTACGAAGTCTCGGCGACGCAGACGATCTCCGCCGAAGTTGCAGACCCGGGCAAGTCGCTGGTCTCCGGCCGGCTCCTCGCCGATATCACGCGCGCTCTGCCGAGCAAGCCCGTCGATGTGACCATCGACGGAAGCCGCGTCGCGATCAGTTGCGGAAGCGCCAAGTTCTCGCTGCCCACGATGCCCGTTGAGGACTACCCGGAGCTGCCCGACGTTCCGGAGACGACCGGCACCGTGCCGGCAGAACTGTTCGCCCAGGCGGTCTCCCAGGTCGCGGTCGCGGCAGGCAAGGACGACACCCTGCCGATGCTGACCGGTGTCCGCGTGGAGATCGAGGACGACAAGGTGGTGCTGGCCGCCACCGACCGTTTCCGTCTCGCAGTCCGTGAACTGCAGTGGGCGCCTTCCGAGTCCGGTGCGTCCGGCGCCGCTCTGGTCCCCGCCAAGACATTGTCGGAAGCCGCGAAGTCGGCAGGCGCGGACGCCACCGGCAGTGTCGATCTCGCATTCGGTTCCGTGCATTCGATCGGTGCGGACGGCATCCTCGGCATCACGAACAACGCGAAGAAGACCACCACCCGATTGCTTGACGCCGAGTTCCCCAAGTTCCGCCAGCTGTTCCCCGCAGGGCACACCTCGGTGGCGTCGGTCGACAGCGCACCTCTGGTCGAGGCGATCAAGCGCGTCGCGCTGGTCGCCGAGCGCGGAGCCCAGGTTCGCATGGACTTCTCGAGCGACTCGGTGCTGCTCACCGCCGGGGGCGACGAGGCGGGCAAGGCCGAGGAAGAGCTGCCCGTGCAGTTCTACGGCGAGCCGATCATCATCGCGTTCAACCCCACGTACCTGTTGGACGGCCTCGCAGCCATCGGATCGAAGACCGTCGAGTTCGGATTCACCAACCCGGAGCCGGACGGCAGCGGACAGCGCCGCGCCGCCGTGCGCCCCGCGGTGCTGCGTCCGTCGTCGGGTGACGAGCCGGTCGCCGACGAATCTGGCTCGTTCGCGGCGCCGTCGAGTGAGTTCAGCTATCTTCTGATGCCGGTTCGCCTCCCAGGCTGATCCGGCTGGTCACCGGCCAATTTGTCGATTCACGTCGAGAGGATCCACCATGCAGCTCGGACTAGTCGGTCTGGGAAAGATGGGTGCCAACATGCGCACCCGCATCAAGGCGGCCGGCCACGAGGTGATCGGCTACGATCCTCGACCCGAGGTGTCGGACGTTGCCGACCTGCAGGGACTCGTCGACGCCCTGGCCGGCCCTCGCGTGGTGTGGTTGATGGTTCCGCACGGCGAGATCACCGAGAACACCATCAGCGAACTCGCGGGCCTGCTGTCCGAGGGCGACGTGGTGATCGATGGCGGTAACTCGAAGTACACGCAGGACCAGCCGCACGCCGACCTTCTCGGTGAGAAGGGCATCGGCTACCTCGACTGCGGTGTGTCCGGTGGTGTGTGGGGCCTGGAGAACGGTTACGCACTCATGGTCGGTGGTGCCCAGGACGACGTCGACACGGTGATGCCGATCTTCGACGCGCTGCGTCCCGAGGGTCCGCGCGAGAACGGGTTCGTTCACGTCGGTCCCGTCGGCGCAGGTCATTACGCGAAGATGGTGCACAACGGTATCGAGTACGGGCTGATGCACGCGTACGCCGAGGGGTACGAGCTGCTCGACGCCGAGCCCCTGATCGAGGACGTATCGGGCACGCTCAAGGCGTGGACGCAGGGCACCGTCGTCCGTTCGTGGTTGCTCGAGCTGCTGGTCCGCGCGTTGGAGGAGGATCCGGGACTAGCCGAGATCTCCGATTACACGACGGACTCGGGTGAAGGTCGGTGGACCGTGGAAGAG
Coding sequences within:
- the gnd gene encoding phosphogluconate dehydrogenase (NAD(+)-dependent, decarboxylating), translated to MQLGLVGLGKMGANMRTRIKAAGHEVIGYDPRPEVSDVADLQGLVDALAGPRVVWLMVPHGEITENTISELAGLLSEGDVVIDGGNSKYTQDQPHADLLGEKGIGYLDCGVSGGVWGLENGYALMVGGAQDDVDTVMPIFDALRPEGPRENGFVHVGPVGAGHYAKMVHNGIEYGLMHAYAEGYELLDAEPLIEDVSGTLKAWTQGTVVRSWLLELLVRALEEDPGLAEISDYTTDSGEGRWTVEEAVRHSVPANVISAALFARFASRQESSPALKAVSALRNQFGGHAMRDGSGASVGETNKH
- the dnaN gene encoding DNA polymerase III subunit beta; its protein translation is MKFRVVRDEFADAVAWVARSLPSRPPVPVLGCVVLTAGDTGLEVSGFDYEVSATQTISAEVADPGKSLVSGRLLADITRALPSKPVDVTIDGSRVAISCGSAKFSLPTMPVEDYPELPDVPETTGTVPAELFAQAVSQVAVAAGKDDTLPMLTGVRVEIEDDKVVLAATDRFRLAVRELQWAPSESGASGAALVPAKTLSEAAKSAGADATGSVDLAFGSVHSIGADGILGITNNAKKTTTRLLDAEFPKFRQLFPAGHTSVASVDSAPLVEAIKRVALVAERGAQVRMDFSSDSVLLTAGGDEAGKAEEELPVQFYGEPIIIAFNPTYLLDGLAAIGSKTVEFGFTNPEPDGSGQRRAAVRPAVLRPSSGDEPVADESGSFAAPSSEFSYLLMPVRLPG
- the dnaA gene encoding chromosomal replication initiator protein DnaA, which translates into the protein MTDRESFNDVWKRVVAELTGESATPGGQPLSRQQKAWLSLVQPLTMTEGFALLAVPTPLVQEQIERNLRDLIRTTLSSHLDQNVDIAVRVAEPQEISPQADGSGRAPAPATPLGSSVEQPHRDAHHSEASAIESAPSSQFAALNYSSNYAPAPQGPQPGPREWNSYFADRDVATPAESSSTSLHPRYTFDTFVIGASNRFAHASAVAVAENPARAYNPLFIWGESGLGKTHLLHAAGHYAQRLFPGMRVKYVSTEEFTNDFINSLRDDRRVAFKRRYRDIDMLLIDDIQFLEGKEGIQEEFFHTFNTLHNANKQIVVSSDRPPKQLATLEDRLRTRFEWGLITDVQPPDLETRIAILRKKAQMDNLAAPDDVLELIATKIERNIRELEGALIRVTAFASLQNAELDAALAEVVLKALIPDDRAIEISAASILAITAEYFDISIEDLRGPSKMRSVTQARQISMYLCRELTDLSLPKIGEAFDRDHTTVMYAVKKINKEMPERRKVWDHVQELTARIKQRANR